One stretch of Eggerthella lenta DSM 2243 DNA includes these proteins:
- a CDS encoding PaaI family thioesterase: MALTDTLRIETVSADKRHVEATMPIVPEVFQPHGYLHGGATIALLETVASIGTEQNTDFDKERPFGIDVQVRHRKSGKEGTLRGVADLDREEVSERTGAVKQYWNVAAYDDAGDVVSDGVIMTKIVSLARLAQKEQERTS, from the coding sequence ATGGCGTTGACCGATACGCTGCGCATCGAGACCGTTTCCGCCGACAAGCGCCACGTCGAGGCGACGATGCCCATCGTGCCCGAGGTTTTCCAGCCGCACGGCTACCTGCACGGCGGCGCCACCATCGCGCTGCTGGAAACGGTGGCAAGCATCGGCACCGAGCAGAACACGGATTTCGACAAGGAGCGTCCCTTCGGCATCGACGTGCAGGTTCGCCATCGTAAAAGCGGCAAGGAGGGCACGCTGCGCGGCGTGGCCGACCTCGACCGCGAGGAGGTGTCGGAGCGCACGGGGGCCGTCAAGCAGTACTGGAACGTGGCGGCGTACGACGATGCGGGCGACGTGGTGTCGGACGGCGTGATCATGACGAAGATCGTATCGCTCGCCCGCCTCGCCCAGAAGGAGCAGGAGCGGACGTCTTAG
- a CDS encoding sensor histidine kinase: MTERALIHRELVRQTALLFFVFALLFALLGAGVYSMVSSNIYRNADENLQAIGMESDYITLDAAGSGSAIVDDVVVEEPDGAAPSDATAIDDLSLTLQQSIVDADPQFITLIRNEQGDLLETVGLYASYPSFLRHIPFDKNDLERVYQIAAGGHEYRGITYAASDEGETTYLQTLVNVDSEIAILDGFTRTLIVYLAAAVVVAAGASYLLSRRTLKPIVANMRAQTEFVQNASHELRTPLAVIQTTGELLLDSPNSRIVDRFEDVNAITSETKRLARLVDNLMELSLGDAGRSSLDASAVNLDALVREACAAYEDFATLQDKRLEVETGSRETIEADADKLRQLLGIVLDNALKYTAPGDEITVRTRASGPKQCVVEVADTGCGIDPEDRAHVFERFYRADKARSRETGGYGLGLSLAQHIVEAHGGSIALEPNEPRGTVVVTLPANASKRVDSL, translated from the coding sequence ATGACTGAGCGCGCGCTGATCCACCGAGAGCTGGTTCGGCAGACGGCGCTGCTGTTCTTCGTGTTCGCTTTGCTGTTCGCGCTACTGGGCGCAGGCGTCTACTCCATGGTGAGCTCGAATATCTACCGAAACGCCGACGAAAACCTGCAGGCCATTGGCATGGAATCGGATTACATAACCCTCGATGCCGCCGGCAGCGGATCCGCGATCGTCGACGACGTCGTGGTAGAAGAGCCCGACGGCGCCGCCCCCTCCGACGCCACGGCGATCGACGACCTCTCCCTCACGCTTCAGCAGAGCATCGTGGACGCCGATCCGCAGTTCATCACGCTCATACGAAACGAGCAGGGCGACCTTCTCGAGACCGTGGGGCTGTACGCCTCCTATCCTTCCTTCCTGCGCCATATCCCCTTCGACAAGAACGACCTCGAACGCGTCTACCAGATTGCCGCGGGGGGTCACGAGTACCGCGGCATCACGTATGCGGCAAGCGACGAAGGCGAGACCACGTATCTTCAGACGCTGGTGAACGTCGACTCGGAGATCGCCATTCTAGACGGCTTCACGCGCACGTTGATCGTCTACTTGGCGGCAGCCGTCGTCGTGGCAGCGGGCGCAAGCTACTTGCTTTCGCGGCGCACGCTCAAGCCCATCGTGGCGAACATGCGCGCGCAGACGGAATTCGTGCAGAACGCCTCGCACGAGCTGCGCACGCCGCTCGCCGTGATCCAGACCACCGGCGAGCTGCTGCTGGACAGCCCCAATAGCCGCATCGTCGACCGCTTCGAGGACGTGAACGCCATCACCTCGGAGACGAAGCGTCTCGCGCGGCTGGTGGACAACCTCATGGAGCTGTCGCTGGGCGATGCCGGGCGCTCGTCGCTCGATGCGAGCGCGGTGAACCTCGACGCGCTCGTACGCGAAGCGTGCGCAGCTTACGAAGACTTCGCCACGCTCCAAGATAAGCGCCTCGAAGTGGAAACGGGCTCGCGCGAAACGATAGAGGCCGATGCCGACAAGTTGCGGCAGCTGCTGGGCATCGTGCTGGACAACGCGCTCAAGTACACCGCGCCCGGCGACGAGATAACCGTGCGCACGCGCGCATCGGGACCGAAACAGTGCGTCGTCGAGGTGGCCGACACGGGCTGCGGCATAGACCCCGAAGACCGCGCGCACGTATTCGAGCGGTTCTATCGCGCCGACAAGGCCCGCTCGCGCGAGACGGGCGGCTACGGGCTGGGGCTCTCGCTCGCGCAACACATCGTGGAAGCACACGGCGGCTCCATCGCCCTCGAACCCAACGAACCGCGCGGCACGGTCGTCGTCACGCTGCCCGCAAACGCGTCTAAAAGAGTCGATTCGCTCTAA
- a CDS encoding response regulator transcription factor: MKLLIVEDDRLLSNALARSLRDAYAVDQAFDGEEGLFYAAQDVYDLVVLDVMLPERDGFSVLEALRAQGVDTPVLMLTARSATADKLRGLRSGADDYLAKPFDRDELLARIEAILRRTTGRRDVGIVAFKELALHTRTRQAFIADEPLALKGKQYDILEYLVSHQGSLISKERLFDKIWGFMSDTSSNVVEVYVSALRKALAPTGYDRYIKTIRGAGYLFTEDDHD; the protein is encoded by the coding sequence ATGAAACTGCTGATCGTGGAGGACGACCGACTCCTCTCAAACGCCCTAGCCCGCAGCCTGCGGGACGCTTACGCCGTCGACCAGGCGTTCGACGGCGAAGAAGGCCTGTTCTACGCCGCTCAGGACGTGTACGACCTCGTCGTGCTCGACGTGATGCTGCCCGAACGCGACGGCTTCTCGGTGCTGGAAGCCTTGCGCGCACAAGGCGTGGACACGCCCGTGCTCATGCTGACGGCTCGGAGCGCGACCGCCGACAAGCTTCGCGGACTGCGCTCGGGAGCCGACGACTATCTCGCAAAGCCCTTCGACCGGGACGAGCTGCTCGCCCGCATCGAGGCCATCCTGCGCCGCACGACGGGCCGGCGCGACGTGGGCATCGTTGCGTTCAAGGAGCTTGCGCTGCACACGCGAACCCGGCAGGCCTTCATCGCAGACGAGCCCCTCGCTCTGAAAGGCAAGCAGTACGACATTCTCGAATACCTGGTCAGCCACCAGGGCAGTCTCATCTCGAAAGAGCGGTTGTTCGACAAGATATGGGGATTCATGTCGGACACGTCCTCGAACGTCGTGGAGGTGTACGTGAGCGCGCTGCGCAAAGCGCTGGCTCCGACCGGCTACGATCGCTACATCAAGACCATCCGCGGAGCAGGCTACCTGTTCACGGAGGACGATCATGACTGA
- a CDS encoding efflux RND transporter periplasmic adaptor subunit, which translates to MKSIVGKSVTVVLLLAVASGLAAWLVFGDKISAALSGEPQTVSPLTAPVERGSVQQTVTGVGEVKPLETVKLRPADSWHWLQSFDAPLNKRVAADETLVTYANGEKWAAPYDLVVTSRELPEKNKGAVTKDDHYIEVQRIDTVSVTMEVSEKDLGLLSEGQSVKVKLGSDNGREYDGTISNINEVGTYGATGSKFTVTVKVPNDGSIKLGMSANLSITVAEASDVLTVPVSAVIGAGDDKFVQVYDLASGEQRAEPVTTGISNGTMVEVSGEGLKEGDLVVLNEAEPAGGGFSEGDAEEGPITVTPVLE; encoded by the coding sequence GTGAAAAGCATAGTAGGCAAGTCCGTGACCGTCGTGCTTCTGCTGGCCGTTGCGAGCGGGCTGGCCGCTTGGCTCGTGTTCGGCGACAAGATATCGGCGGCGCTTTCCGGTGAGCCTCAGACCGTTTCGCCGCTGACCGCTCCCGTGGAGCGAGGATCCGTGCAGCAGACCGTCACCGGCGTTGGCGAGGTGAAGCCGCTGGAAACCGTGAAGCTCAGGCCTGCGGACAGCTGGCATTGGCTGCAATCGTTCGACGCGCCGCTTAACAAGCGCGTTGCTGCAGACGAGACGCTGGTGACCTACGCCAACGGCGAGAAGTGGGCGGCTCCGTACGACCTCGTGGTCACCTCGCGCGAGCTTCCGGAGAAAAACAAAGGCGCCGTGACGAAGGACGACCACTATATCGAGGTGCAGCGCATCGACACGGTGTCGGTCACCATGGAGGTTTCCGAGAAGGATCTGGGGCTTTTGTCCGAAGGGCAAAGCGTGAAGGTGAAGCTGGGATCCGATAACGGCCGCGAGTACGACGGAACCATCTCCAACATCAACGAGGTGGGTACGTACGGCGCGACGGGCTCCAAGTTCACGGTCACGGTCAAAGTGCCCAACGACGGCAGCATCAAGCTGGGGATGTCGGCCAACCTGTCCATCACCGTTGCGGAAGCCTCCGACGTGCTCACGGTGCCGGTGAGCGCCGTGATCGGCGCGGGCGACGACAAGTTCGTCCAGGTGTACGATCTCGCATCCGGCGAGCAGCGTGCGGAGCCGGTGACCACGGGCATATCCAACGGCACCATGGTCGAGGTGTCGGGCGAGGGTCTGAAGGAAGGCGATCTCGTGGTTCTCAACGAGGCAGAGCCTGCGGGCGGCGGCTTCTCGGAAGGCGATGCCGAAGAGGGGCCTATAACCGTGACTCCGGTGTTAGAGTAG
- a CDS encoding ABC transporter ATP-binding protein, with protein MILLESVSKTYEMGEGVVRALDHVDLQVDQGDFLAIVGPSGSGKSTLMNILGLLDVPDEGRYLLDGMDVGALSDNRLASIRNEKIGFVFQSFNLLGKLTALENVKLPLSYAGVRLKEADARARKQLALVGLEGREHHLPNQLSGGQQQRVAIARALVCEPEIILADEPTGALDSRTGVEIMELFKSLHAEGQTVILITHNQELADEAQRVVRIADGLIQEMERGSHAV; from the coding sequence ATGATCCTCTTGGAGAGCGTTTCCAAAACCTACGAGATGGGCGAAGGGGTCGTTCGCGCCCTCGATCATGTGGATCTTCAAGTCGACCAAGGCGATTTCCTCGCTATCGTGGGGCCGTCCGGATCTGGCAAGTCGACGCTGATGAACATCCTCGGGCTGCTCGACGTGCCCGACGAGGGTCGCTACCTGCTCGACGGCATGGATGTCGGGGCTTTGTCCGACAATCGGCTAGCCTCCATCCGCAACGAAAAGATAGGGTTCGTGTTCCAAAGCTTTAATCTGCTGGGCAAGCTCACGGCGCTCGAGAACGTGAAGCTGCCGCTGAGCTATGCCGGGGTACGCCTGAAAGAGGCCGACGCCCGTGCCCGCAAGCAGCTCGCGCTCGTGGGTCTCGAAGGGCGCGAGCACCACCTGCCGAACCAGCTGTCCGGAGGCCAGCAGCAGCGCGTGGCCATCGCCCGTGCGTTGGTGTGCGAGCCGGAGATCATCCTGGCCGACGAGCCCACCGGCGCGCTCGATTCGCGCACCGGCGTGGAGATCATGGAGCTGTTCAAGAGCCTGCACGCCGAGGGCCAGACGGTTATCCTCATCACGCACAACCAGGAGCTCGCCGACGAGGCGCAGCGTGTTGTGCGCATTGCTGACGGCTTGATACAGGAAATGGAAAGGGGTTCGCATGCGGTATAG
- a CDS encoding ABC transporter permease, with protein MRYSQLARTAVQAVFGNGLRSALTMLGLVIGISSVIILVGIGDGTNRQVSEKMKALGGDALSAYLFDGDMGYNDLSGMNDLGAVDGVAPSKSLMNKLSVGTTVANKAFVEATDEHYLHVRNLKLQEGRNLSAVDRENRSKVIVLGSDVARTLLGSADGAVGRTVKLDGDEFTVVGVLQNQGQSMGLNTGNVALVPFSTAVSMGESGTITSFYAKARGEDAIEAAKGEIGSYLTGTAHIPPGRFDIISQDEMLRAGNEIDGTMTLLLAGIAGISLVVAGIGVMNVMLVSVTERTREIGIKKALGARRFDILVQFLLEALVLSIIGGVLGIAAGIALGLLMGTVGLAFVVSWGVVAVAVAAATAIGLVFGIFPAYRASRKNPIEALRTE; from the coding sequence ATGCGGTATAGTCAATTGGCGCGAACTGCCGTTCAGGCTGTGTTCGGCAACGGGTTGCGCTCGGCTCTGACCATGCTGGGTCTCGTCATCGGCATTTCGTCGGTCATCATCCTCGTGGGCATCGGCGACGGGACGAACCGGCAGGTGAGCGAAAAGATGAAAGCTCTCGGCGGAGACGCGCTGTCGGCTTACCTGTTCGACGGCGACATGGGCTACAACGACCTTTCGGGCATGAACGACCTCGGTGCCGTGGATGGCGTGGCGCCCTCGAAGTCCCTGATGAATAAGCTTTCGGTGGGCACGACGGTTGCTAACAAGGCGTTCGTGGAGGCCACCGACGAGCACTACCTGCACGTGCGCAACCTCAAATTGCAGGAAGGCCGCAACTTGAGCGCTGTCGACCGGGAGAATCGTAGCAAGGTCATCGTGCTGGGCTCCGATGTGGCGAGGACGCTGCTTGGCTCGGCCGACGGCGCGGTCGGCCGTACCGTCAAGCTCGACGGCGATGAGTTCACCGTGGTCGGCGTGCTGCAGAACCAGGGCCAGTCGATGGGGCTCAATACGGGCAACGTTGCTCTCGTTCCCTTCTCTACTGCCGTGAGCATGGGGGAGAGCGGCACGATCACTTCTTTCTACGCGAAAGCGCGCGGCGAGGACGCCATCGAGGCGGCGAAAGGGGAGATAGGCTCGTACCTCACGGGCACGGCGCATATTCCCCCCGGACGTTTCGACATCATCTCCCAGGACGAGATGCTGCGGGCCGGCAACGAGATCGACGGCACCATGACTTTGCTGTTGGCGGGCATCGCGGGCATATCGCTTGTGGTTGCGGGCATCGGCGTGATGAACGTGATGCTGGTGTCGGTGACCGAGCGCACCCGCGAAATCGGCATCAAGAAAGCTCTGGGCGCGCGCCGCTTCGACATCCTCGTGCAGTTTCTGCTCGAAGCCCTCGTGCTCAGCATCATCGGAGGCGTTCTGGGCATCGCGGCGGGCATCGCGCTGGGACTGCTCATGGGCACCGTGGGGCTGGCGTTCGTGGTGTCGTGGGGCGTGGTGGCGGTTGCCGTTGCAGCAGCCACGGCCATCGGCCTGGTGTTCGGCATCTTCCCCGCCTACCGGGCGTCCCGCAAGAACCCCATCGAGGCTTTGCGCACCGAATAA
- a CDS encoding MarR family transcriptional regulator, whose product MDELRKYLNETLGLKIEYGEWLPDANLPLFLSRSASYARCVFEGIAFVAAKMENEDGLPDIKRVHNQLGRYTDLPVVIVSETLDARQRKALVVQGVPFVVPGVQAFLPFLAFAATSREPRRYRRGGRLSSRAQAAFVTLVAHPEVESAAELREVAGLTPSDASRALAELDEQGLVVRSKSGRSMLLERERDSGKLLRAAKPLLSSPVSGILHVERNAALNALPDAGETALAVRSMLAVPPIRRKAVSRKRLKDLSFSEVLIGEIDDNDTIELQVWTYEPLVTGGKDIDDVSLALSLADSGDERVEKELNSLFDEEDLW is encoded by the coding sequence ATGGATGAGCTAAGAAAATACCTGAACGAAACGCTTGGCTTGAAGATCGAATACGGTGAGTGGCTTCCCGATGCCAACTTGCCGCTCTTTCTTTCGCGCTCGGCATCGTACGCTCGATGCGTGTTCGAAGGCATCGCGTTCGTAGCTGCGAAGATGGAGAACGAGGACGGCCTCCCGGACATCAAGAGGGTGCACAATCAGCTGGGCAGATACACCGACCTGCCCGTTGTCATTGTCAGCGAAACCCTAGACGCGAGGCAGAGAAAAGCGCTCGTCGTGCAAGGCGTGCCTTTCGTCGTTCCTGGCGTGCAGGCCTTCCTCCCCTTCTTGGCCTTTGCAGCGACATCGAGAGAGCCCCGGAGGTACCGCCGGGGGGGCCGCCTATCCTCCAGGGCGCAAGCGGCCTTCGTCACCCTCGTCGCGCATCCCGAGGTCGAAAGCGCTGCGGAGCTGAGGGAGGTCGCCGGTCTCACGCCGAGCGACGCTTCGAGAGCTCTGGCCGAGCTCGACGAGCAGGGGCTCGTCGTCCGCTCGAAAAGTGGAAGGTCGATGCTGCTCGAACGCGAACGCGACTCGGGCAAACTGCTGAGGGCGGCGAAGCCGTTGCTGTCCTCCCCTGTGAGCGGCATCCTTCATGTCGAGCGCAACGCGGCGCTAAACGCGCTGCCCGATGCCGGCGAGACCGCCCTGGCGGTGCGGTCAATGCTCGCCGTGCCGCCGATCAGACGCAAGGCGGTATCTAGAAAGAGACTCAAAGACCTGTCCTTCTCGGAGGTGCTCATAGGCGAGATCGACGATAATGACACGATCGAGCTCCAAGTATGGACGTACGAGCCGCTCGTCACCGGCGGAAAGGACATCGACGACGTGTCGCTGGCCCTCTCGCTTGCCGACAGCGGAGACGAGCGGGTCGAGAAGGAGCTGAACAGCCTGTTCGACGAGGAGGATTTATGGTAG
- a CDS encoding pentapeptide repeat-containing protein — MFGEAVTVSSVVSAFISEFVAKTTQWAEQGRKKAKTKESLSGALDNLTSDLRSALEQAADVGLDENGLSFCDWLGEETEYIYDSALETKEERDSRIEALLLEGQRKFGFKGGEDKAESIAEAISIAFDYCLKLRFGHLNDDDRTVVNMTVTYGEETVDRQTTEIIYALDPTLATDREWLKYQDFLASQSMTAIGTKFTVDELYIPLNAIETAEATFYPPHQDSHGRLFDLIESNNRLEIQLFPETVAEASVAHWPIEHSHTSTFTDTVSLVVSVDERIAQWLETPDFRDDHNPVLVLSGDPGSGKSTVARRLSKTLAKTEEVNVAYISLKDVATDSQIDDIEALVVKYILSLPGRDFVVSKLPTSKPLVLIFDGLDEYAARGPKSKKAAWGLLGSILRYGQRCSEASFPTRVLVTSRTTLLRDMKKEVSPKECKPIRLELLPYVCSESELGDICDPDFLLCEDKRITWWTNYGERLGRDMSSTMEKIFKWDDEVKLSAQPILNHLIAVFAKNILETAAPNRAEVYGTLLKGVINRNYDHAQGKAKIHSRTRAADVAGYLEFMEAAAIMAWHNGGSITDLKPLKNECGSERAKEAFDCFKSEARIKDNIIAGYFHLRNKNGEESYEFVHYSFMEYLVSRRIVGELTKMLDRKVCPITSMPKLYDMLGCSELTDNTLSFIRAELSLFTKKKAASLQKYMMSLFMESLLEYSFDETFFDKERNGTLFSTKLSSIRNVQGNILALHSCAAKVTGERMGVSFNLLLQWLGGIGVFAWESNVSSFFNGLEPIIESGEDEYILTLPFAQLSSSDMSNSFMEHAIFTGAMLDNTIVVNADMKHANFNDARLVDAKCSYAHFEHASLEKATLHGAHFDHAHLENAHLLGAELEGAKFQHAHLEDADLRFAKLIEAEFGWAKMRGSNMGGAILREADLRYAELKGCNLENAILDKAKVLKKDIKTLHECGADVSKVIAYDE; from the coding sequence ATGTTTGGTGAAGCGGTTACCGTTTCTTCGGTTGTTTCTGCATTCATCTCTGAGTTCGTCGCCAAGACAACGCAATGGGCTGAACAAGGACGCAAAAAGGCCAAAACAAAGGAATCGCTTTCAGGTGCGCTCGACAACCTGACCTCAGATCTGAGGTCAGCGCTTGAGCAAGCAGCCGATGTAGGCCTCGATGAAAACGGCTTGTCGTTTTGCGACTGGCTCGGCGAAGAGACCGAGTATATCTACGACTCGGCACTGGAGACGAAAGAGGAAAGGGATTCGCGAATCGAAGCGCTCCTCCTTGAAGGTCAAAGAAAATTCGGTTTCAAAGGCGGCGAGGACAAGGCGGAATCCATAGCCGAAGCGATAAGCATCGCATTCGATTACTGTCTCAAACTGAGATTTGGGCATCTAAACGACGACGACAGAACCGTCGTCAACATGACGGTAACATACGGAGAAGAGACGGTCGACCGGCAAACGACTGAGATAATCTACGCCCTAGATCCAACACTCGCGACCGATCGTGAGTGGCTGAAGTACCAGGATTTCCTTGCTTCCCAATCCATGACGGCGATAGGCACCAAATTCACCGTCGACGAGCTCTACATACCGCTCAACGCCATCGAGACTGCGGAGGCCACGTTTTATCCTCCACACCAAGATTCCCATGGCCGCCTCTTCGATCTCATCGAGAGTAATAATCGTTTAGAAATCCAGTTGTTTCCCGAAACCGTTGCAGAGGCATCCGTTGCCCATTGGCCTATCGAGCATAGCCATACCTCAACTTTCACCGATACAGTAAGCTTAGTCGTTTCAGTAGATGAGCGTATCGCGCAGTGGCTGGAAACGCCCGATTTTAGGGACGACCACAACCCTGTCCTTGTTCTTTCCGGAGATCCCGGAAGCGGAAAATCCACCGTTGCCAGGCGCCTTTCTAAAACACTGGCCAAAACCGAAGAGGTCAACGTTGCTTACATCAGCCTCAAAGACGTGGCGACGGATTCGCAAATCGACGATATCGAGGCCCTCGTCGTGAAATACATCCTATCGTTGCCCGGTCGCGACTTCGTTGTTTCGAAGCTTCCAACGAGCAAGCCTCTGGTTCTCATATTCGATGGACTCGATGAATATGCAGCGCGAGGACCTAAGAGCAAAAAGGCAGCATGGGGTCTCCTGGGATCCATACTTCGATACGGACAGCGTTGCAGCGAAGCCTCCTTCCCAACCAGAGTCCTCGTCACTTCAAGGACCACACTGCTTCGAGATATGAAAAAAGAAGTATCTCCAAAAGAGTGCAAGCCGATTCGACTCGAGCTGCTTCCCTACGTTTGCTCCGAAAGTGAGTTAGGCGACATTTGCGACCCAGACTTCCTCCTTTGTGAAGATAAAAGGATTACTTGGTGGACGAACTACGGAGAGAGACTTGGTAGGGATATGAGCTCGACGATGGAAAAGATTTTCAAGTGGGACGACGAAGTGAAGTTATCGGCCCAGCCTATCCTCAACCATCTGATAGCCGTGTTCGCAAAGAATATTCTCGAGACGGCTGCACCCAACCGCGCCGAGGTGTACGGAACTTTGCTTAAGGGCGTGATAAACCGGAATTACGATCACGCGCAAGGAAAGGCGAAAATACATAGCAGAACACGCGCAGCGGACGTGGCGGGGTATCTCGAGTTCATGGAGGCCGCTGCTATTATGGCATGGCACAACGGCGGATCTATCACGGATTTAAAGCCCTTGAAAAACGAATGCGGGAGCGAACGCGCTAAAGAAGCCTTTGATTGCTTCAAAAGCGAGGCGCGCATCAAGGATAATATAATCGCTGGTTACTTTCACCTAAGAAACAAAAACGGCGAGGAGAGTTACGAGTTCGTTCATTACAGTTTCATGGAGTACCTCGTATCGCGCCGCATCGTCGGCGAGTTGACCAAAATGCTCGACAGGAAAGTTTGCCCCATCACATCGATGCCAAAGCTTTACGACATGCTGGGCTGTTCGGAACTCACGGACAACACGCTATCGTTCATAAGGGCCGAACTCTCTCTGTTCACCAAAAAGAAAGCCGCCTCGCTTCAAAAATACATGATGTCGTTATTCATGGAATCCCTATTGGAATACAGCTTCGATGAGACGTTTTTTGATAAGGAAAGAAACGGAACACTGTTTTCGACAAAGTTATCATCCATTCGCAACGTCCAGGGGAACATTCTGGCGCTACACAGCTGCGCTGCCAAAGTGACTGGCGAGAGGATGGGCGTATCTTTCAACCTATTGTTACAATGGTTGGGAGGGATCGGTGTGTTTGCATGGGAAAGCAACGTTTCTTCTTTCTTCAATGGTCTTGAGCCGATCATAGAGAGCGGGGAAGATGAATACATTCTGACGCTGCCTTTCGCGCAACTCAGTTCGTCGGATATGTCCAATTCGTTCATGGAACACGCAATATTCACCGGAGCAATGCTTGATAACACCATCGTAGTCAACGCGGATATGAAGCATGCGAATTTCAATGACGCCCGACTCGTTGACGCGAAATGCTCATATGCCCATTTCGAACACGCGTCCCTGGAAAAAGCCACTCTTCATGGAGCGCACTTCGATCACGCCCACCTCGAGAACGCCCACTTGCTAGGAGCAGAGTTGGAGGGGGCGAAATTCCAGCACGCCCACCTCGAAGATGCGGATTTGCGGTTCGCAAAGCTCATAGAGGCAGAATTTGGATGGGCGAAAATGAGGGGCTCAAATATGGGAGGGGCCATCCTCCGCGAGGCTGATCTTCGGTATGCCGAACTCAAGGGATGCAATCTCGAAAACGCGATCCTCGACAAGGCGAAGGTGCTGAAGAAGGACATCAAAACACTCCACGAATGCGGTGCGGACGTTTCAAAAGTTATAGCGTACGACGAATGA
- a CDS encoding helix-turn-helix domain-containing protein translates to MVKYARKQLSMTQTELAKALGVSFATVNRWENGQVNPSSLAQKAFEDFCESSFISFPRE, encoded by the coding sequence ATGGTCAAATACGCACGCAAACAACTGAGTATGACTCAAACTGAACTAGCAAAAGCGCTCGGCGTCAGCTTTGCGACGGTTAATCGATGGGAGAATGGGCAAGTGAATCCAAGTTCACTTGCCCAGAAAGCCTTTGAGGACTTTTGTGAGAGCAGTTTTATTAGCTTTCCTCGGGAATGA
- a CDS encoding AAA family ATPase, whose protein sequence is MARADLLCDLIKYGLAHDDKRFIQSAEAVCAEEREKQHTVLANRIEKIVLTAANTKQKSVRNHTIVKSSGLAAQTLFIEKTPERRMGDLVLPEFVRRLCDDLVEEQLRADLLRSYGLEPRHKILLVGAPGNGKTSLAEAVAESLMVPFLTIRYEQLIGSYLGETASRLGQLFDYARTRPCVLFFDEFETLGKERGDTHETGEIKRVVSSLLLQIDSLPSYVVVIAATNHDDLLDKAAWRRFQIRVELPPPTRANLSTWLSLFERRNDFDFGIEPETIAKKVYGCSFAEVEELAIEIYRRYVLLLPSSVTKKITNEVLQLWSKQRKQSTPDDGGDK, encoded by the coding sequence GTGGCTCGAGCAGACCTGTTGTGTGATCTAATTAAGTATGGACTTGCTCACGATGACAAACGATTTATACAATCAGCCGAAGCGGTATGTGCTGAAGAGCGGGAAAAGCAGCACACAGTGCTTGCTAATCGCATTGAGAAAATCGTTCTGACCGCTGCTAATACTAAGCAAAAGTCGGTTCGGAACCATACGATTGTCAAATCAAGCGGTCTCGCGGCGCAAACCCTTTTCATCGAAAAAACTCCTGAGCGTAGGATGGGCGATCTCGTTCTTCCGGAGTTCGTCCGTAGGCTTTGCGATGACCTGGTAGAGGAGCAGCTTCGGGCTGATTTGCTCCGATCTTACGGCCTTGAGCCGCGCCACAAAATCCTTCTTGTTGGAGCCCCGGGCAATGGAAAGACTTCTCTTGCGGAGGCAGTCGCTGAATCTCTCATGGTTCCTTTTCTCACTATTCGTTACGAGCAACTTATTGGATCGTATTTAGGCGAAACAGCAAGCAGGCTGGGGCAACTCTTTGATTACGCGAGAACCCGTCCTTGCGTGCTTTTCTTTGATGAGTTCGAAACGCTCGGTAAGGAGCGCGGAGATACCCATGAGACAGGGGAAATCAAGCGTGTCGTTAGCTCGCTTTTGCTGCAAATAGACTCGCTTCCTAGCTATGTGGTTGTGATTGCCGCCACGAATCACGATGATCTGCTCGACAAAGCCGCATGGCGCAGATTTCAAATTCGCGTTGAGCTTCCTCCACCAACGCGAGCAAATCTATCAACGTGGCTATCTTTATTCGAGCGCAGAAACGACTTTGACTTCGGCATTGAGCCCGAAACGATAGCGAAGAAGGTTTATGGATGCAGTTTCGCAGAAGTGGAAGAGCTCGCTATAGAGATATATAGACGATACGTATTGTTACTCCCTTCTAGCGTCACAAAAAAGATTACAAACGAAGTGCTGCAGCTTTGGAGCAAGCAGCGCAAGCAAAGCACTCCTGACGATGGAGGCGATAAGTGA